A genomic region of Kluyveromyces marxianus DMKU3-1042 DNA, complete genome, chromosome 5 contains the following coding sequences:
- the TAF12 gene encoding Taf12p gives MSGQGVNAQLQNLTPASMQQLADRLKSLVNEAKRIGVDTNEGKELLRQAARIKALYEAYSKQRQQQQQQQQQQQQQQIQSQGGAVNQIPVEQQQQQQQQQQQQQQQQQKQQQSSGSSNLSNNIKVLLTPEQREAYNRLVQKYEDDGQNIKGEFNFLKGNISVLDQEIRNRQGNPASVRQLEVNRNELLQKIRALSAQYSTLQQKYQEDRRKFYIECSQTNAELRRYLQLQQQKANAAKAQGAAAAGTGASAGAQSQMPPQTSAAAGAATATPQGNNTQGMNTGTPIPTNLNKAGSGSPPNAAMGAPAAANTGAKIPTGQITAAAASGANSSNVQGAADKSSPTQVTTVNAAANQSAQSNARPPIFKQPNPSIPISETVAPSPTVSVSYRSNRPTITGGSGMNAPALTTPVMTKLPPYEVDTERVMSKRKLRELVKTVGVDEGDGETTIDGDVEELLLDLADDFITNVTNFACKLAKHRKSDNLDVRDIQMHLERNWNIRIPGFANDEIRSTKKWNPTPSYNQMVNAISNNKNSRTHPEKK, from the coding sequence ATGTCAGGACAAGGGGTTAATGCACAGCTGCAGAATCTGACGCCAGCATCGATGCAACAGTTGGCAGACCGGCTAAAGTCGTTGGTGAACGAGGCGAAACGGATCGGCGTGGACACTAACGAGGGGAAGGAGTTGTTACGACAGGCCGCCAGAATCAAGGCTTTGTACGAAGCTTATAGCAAGCAAAggcagcaacaacaacagcaacagcagcaacagcagcagcaacagatTCAATCACAAGGAGGAGCCGTGAATCAGATTCCTGTagaacagcagcagcagcaacaacagcagcagcagcaacagcaacaacagcagcaaaaACAGCAGCAATCTTCGGGCTCTAGCAATCTATCAAACAATATTAAGGTTCTTTTGACGCCAGAACAACGCGAAGCATACAACAGATTAGTGCAGAAATACGAAGACGATGGGCAGAACATCAAAGGGGAATTTAACTTCTTGAAGGGCAATATCAGCGTGCTAGACCAAGAGATCCGGAATAGGCAGGGGAATCCTGCTTCGGTAAGGCAATTGGAGGTGAATAGAAATGAGCTGCTCCAAAAAATTAGGGCATTGAGCGCGCAGTACTCGACATTGCAACAAAAGTACCAAGAGGACAGAAGAAAGTTCTATATCGAGTGTTCGCAAACAAATGCTGAGTTGAGAAGGTACTTACAGTTGCAGCAACAAAAAGCTAATGCAGCTAAGGCTCAGGGTGCGGCTGCCGCAGGAACCGGTGCGTCTGCTGGAGCCCAATCACAAATGCCTCCACAGACctctgctgctgctggcGCTGCCACAGCGACACCACAAGGCAATAATACACAGGGTATGAATACAGGTACACCTATCCCAACGAACCTAAACAAGGCAGGTAGTGGTAGTCCCCCAAATGCAGCTATGGGAGCTCCAGCTGCAGCCAACACAGGGGCTAAAATACCAACAGGGCAGATAaccgctgctgctgcatcAGGAGCAAACAGCTCAAATGTACAAGGCGCAGCTGACAAGTCATCTCCGACGCAGGTAACTACTGTTAATGCAGCAGCAAACCAATCAGCCCAAAGTAACGCAAGGCCGCCAATTTTCAAACAGCCAAACCCATCCATACCTATCAGCGAAACCGTTGCACCATCACCAACTGTTTCAGTTTCCTACAGAAGCAATAGGCCTACTATCACCGGTGGTAGTGGTATGAACGCCCCAGCGCTAACTACCCCGGTTATGACAAAACTACCCCCATATGAAGTCGACACAGAACGTGTCATGTCCAAGAGGAAACTCCGCGAATTGGTGAAGACCGTCGGCGTGGACGAAGGTGATGGTGAAACAACAATCGACGGTGATGTCGAAGAACTCTTGCTAGACCTAGCAGATGATTTCATTACCAATGTCACCAACTTCGCTTGCAAATTAGCTAAGCATAGGAAATCAGATAATCTTGATGTTAGAGATATACAAATGCATCTGGAACGTAATTGGAACATCAGAATCCCAGGTTTTGCTAACGATGAGATTCGTAGCACTAAAAAATGGAATCCAACCCCATCATACAACCAGATGGTTAACGCAATCAGCAATAACAAGAACTCTCGCACTCATCCGGAGAAGAAGTGA